In a genomic window of Lycium ferocissimum isolate CSIRO_LF1 chromosome 9, AGI_CSIRO_Lferr_CH_V1, whole genome shotgun sequence:
- the LOC132031245 gene encoding thioredoxin M4, chloroplastic-like isoform X2: MGSDVPVLVEFWAPWCGPCRMIHPVIDELSQEFAGKFKFFKVNTDESPTIASKYGIRSIPTVMIFKDGEKKDTVIGAVPKSTLTTSIEKFL; encoded by the coding sequence ATGGGGTCCGATGTACCTGTTCTGGTTGAATTTTGGGCTCCATGGTGTGGTCCATGCCGAATGATTCACCCCGTTATTGATGAACTATCACAGGAGTTTGCTGGCAAGTTTAAATTCTTCAAGGTGAATACGGATGAAAGTCCTACCATCGCGAGCAAATATGGGATTCGAAGTATCCCAACCGTCATGATTTTCAAGGACGGAGAGAAGAAAGATACAGTCATTGGTGCAGTCCCCAAATCAACGTTGACGACCTCCATCGAAAAATTCTTGTAA
- the LOC132031245 gene encoding uncharacterized protein LOC132031245 isoform X1: protein MAGLLETIAVPRATVSASLAPVGGFSLSGRQSSIRFSAFEGLNKIQSTRSSVSLRSFAKSVTRRRGGIVCEAQDTAVLVPGVNDQTWESLVMGSDVPVLVEFWAPWCGPCRMIHPVIDELSQEFAGKFKFFKVNTDESPTIASKYGIRSIPTVMIFKDGEKKDTVIGAVPKSTLTTSIEKFL from the exons ATGGCTGGTTTGCTTGAAACTATTGCAGTCCCACGCGCCACCGTATCGGCATCATTGGCTCCGGTTGGCGGTTTTTCGCTCTCCGGTCGCCAGTCTTCTATTAGATTTTCTGCATTCGAAGGCCTTAATAAGATACAGTCGACTCGTTCATCAGTGTCCTTGAGGTCATTTGCTAAATCTGTTACTCGTAGAAGAGGAGGAATTGTCTGTGAGGCTCAGGATACTGCTGTTCTAG TGCCTGGTGTTAATGATCAAACCTGGGAGTCTCTCGTAATGGGGTCCGATGTACCTGTTCTGGTTGAATTTTGGGCTCCATGGTGTGGTCCATGCCGAATGATTCACCCCGTTATTGATGAACTATCACAGGAGTTTGCTGGCAAGTTTAAATTCTTCAAGGTGAATACGGATGAAAGTCCTACCATCGCGAGCAAATATGGGATTCGAAGTATCCCAACCGTCATGATTTTCAAGGACGGAGAGAAGAAAGATACAGTCATTGGTGCAGTCCCCAAATCAACGTTGACGACCTCCATCGAAAAATTCTTGTAA